A single region of the Branchiostoma lanceolatum isolate klBraLanc5 chromosome 1, klBraLanc5.hap2, whole genome shotgun sequence genome encodes:
- the LOC136433840 gene encoding uncharacterized protein: MDKYIGVSFFVAAIFLLHGVCGQNTIYLKDNCNNAVSAKMAGMVQWAKMASGGMTCPMTLIAPTNKLVGLRFKSFNLAKFANNSCVDVIGITDADGTTIMPSGCIKPTTSLKSVTQSVNITVVKGSSSADAFELEYVVFYEAANCTGSDFKCSNGRCLDQKLKCNRKDDCFDNSDEASLMCDLGLFGNFWAMFLRLGLAAVIGILVGVALLLILIIVLCICCCCACCRRKGNNAV; this comes from the exons ATGGACAAATACATCGGCGTCTCATTCTTTGTTGCTGCCATTTTTCTTCTACATGGAGTATGCGGCCAAAACACAA TTTATCTAAAGGACAACTGCAACAACGCCGTCAGCGCCAAGATGGCGGGGATGGTACAGTGGGCCAAGATGGCGTCAGGGGGAATGACGTGTCCGATGACACTCATT GCTCCAACCAACAAGTTGGTTGGGTTACGCTTCAAGAGCTTCAACTTGGCGAAGTTTGCAAACAACTCCTGTGTGGACGTCATCGGCATAACGGACGCGGACGGGACGACGATCATGCCGAGTGGCTGTATAAAACCGACAACGTCGCTTAAGAGCGTCACCCAAAGTGTCAACATCAC GGTTGTGAAGGGGTCCAGCAGTGCTGATGCCTTTGAGCTGGAGTACGTGGTCTTCTACGAGGCTG CAAACTGCACAGGGAGTGATTTCAAGTGCTCCAACGGCCGCTGCCTGGACCAGAAACTGAAGTGTAACCGCAAGGATGACTGCTTCGACAACTCAGACGAGGCCTCGCTTATGTGCG ACCTGGGCCTGTTCGGGAACTTCTGGGCGATGTTCCTGCGGCTGGGGCTGGCTGCGGTGATCGGGATCCTGGTGGGCGTGGCGCTGCTGCTCATCCTCATCATCGTGCTGTGCATCTGCTGCTGCTGTGCCTGCTGTCGCCGCAAGGGCAACAACGCCGTGTAA